A genomic window from Aestuariirhabdus litorea includes:
- a CDS encoding NUDIX hydrolase: MKFCSQCGASVRLTTPPGDNRPRYVCSSCHLIHYQNPRIVTGCIPIYGDKVLLCKRAIEPRYGYWTLPAGFMENGESCEEGATRETLEEACAEVRELQLYTMFSLPHIDQVHLFYLAQMSSENYAAGTESLEVQLLSEQEIPWDELAFPTIGRTLRHFFADRQHNHFPVRSEALLRPVRAN, from the coding sequence ATGAAGTTTTGCAGTCAATGTGGCGCGTCGGTTCGCCTCACCACCCCCCCGGGGGACAACCGGCCCCGCTACGTCTGTTCCAGCTGCCACCTGATCCACTATCAAAACCCAAGGATCGTCACCGGCTGCATCCCCATCTATGGTGATAAGGTATTGTTGTGTAAACGCGCCATCGAACCCCGCTACGGATACTGGACCCTACCGGCCGGCTTTATGGAAAACGGAGAGAGTTGCGAAGAGGGGGCCACCCGGGAAACCCTTGAAGAGGCCTGTGCTGAGGTCAGGGAGCTGCAGCTTTATACGATGTTCAGCCTCCCCCATATCGACCAGGTGCACCTCTTCTATCTGGCACAGATGAGCTCTGAGAACTACGCGGCTGGTACGGAAAGCCTTGAGGTCCAGCTGCTTTCCGAGCAGGAGATCCCCTGGGATGAGCTCGCCTTTCCCACTATCGGGCGCACCCTGCGCCACTTCTTTGCCGACCGGCAACACAACCACTTCCCGGTGCGCTCCGAAGCCCTGCTGAGACCAGTGCGCGCCAACTGA
- a CDS encoding YqfO family protein, producing the protein MYKIAFFVPESHLEAVKEALFAAGAGTLGDYARCAWQIRGEGQFMPLAGADPFTGSPGVLERVPEFKVEMVCADDCIATAVAALRQAHPYETPAYEVWPLADF; encoded by the coding sequence ATGTATAAGATTGCATTCTTCGTGCCTGAAAGCCACCTTGAGGCGGTGAAAGAGGCGCTGTTTGCGGCCGGTGCCGGCACCCTCGGGGACTATGCCCGCTGTGCCTGGCAAATCCGGGGTGAGGGGCAGTTCATGCCCCTGGCCGGGGCGGACCCCTTCACCGGAAGCCCGGGTGTGCTGGAACGGGTGCCCGAGTTCAAGGTGGAGATGGTCTGTGCTGATGATTGCATAGCCACGGCGGTGGCGGCCCTCAGGCAGGCCCACCCCTATGAGACTCCCGCCTACGAGGTGTGGCCCCTGGCCGACTTCTAG
- a CDS encoding S1C family serine protease, giving the protein MSLNSLLALAYALLLLSSTGVRAQALADLFERVDSSVVTIRVSEQVIDPEKSSALRSSRSLGTGVVISREGQVMTANHVVELADAVVVEFVSGEMITAKVVAANASSDVALLQLDSLPKSLSVAKLGNSDKVRIGDQVVVIGSPYGVKHSLSVGYVTGRREAGRVRGQLTPVEFLQTDAAINQGNSGGPMFNIAGEVVGIVSHIRTRSGGNEGVGFASTINLARRLLLEDPSFWAGVEVMALGENEARALNLPQDYGLLVQRVARNSPAYFLGLRHGSIPVKIGHEDILLGGDIIISIMGVQLTEGLLESLDSPIRKRMAQLNKGDRIEMTVYRAGEVVKLFTTL; this is encoded by the coding sequence ATGTCGTTAAACAGCTTACTCGCCTTGGCCTACGCGCTGCTTCTCCTCTCCAGCACCGGTGTGCGGGCACAGGCGCTGGCAGACCTGTTTGAGCGGGTCGATTCCAGCGTCGTTACCATCCGGGTGAGTGAACAGGTGATCGACCCGGAAAAAAGCAGCGCGTTGCGCTCCAGCCGCAGCCTGGGCACTGGCGTTGTGATCTCCCGCGAGGGGCAGGTGATGACCGCCAACCATGTGGTTGAGCTGGCCGATGCGGTGGTAGTTGAGTTTGTCTCTGGCGAGATGATCACCGCCAAGGTGGTTGCGGCCAACGCTTCCAGCGACGTAGCCTTACTGCAGCTTGATTCCCTGCCCAAGTCCCTTTCGGTCGCCAAGCTGGGGAATTCCGACAAGGTGCGGATCGGCGACCAGGTGGTGGTGATCGGCTCACCCTACGGGGTCAAACATTCGCTGTCGGTAGGCTATGTGACCGGTCGCCGTGAAGCGGGCCGGGTACGCGGTCAGTTGACCCCGGTAGAGTTTTTACAAACCGACGCGGCCATCAACCAGGGTAACTCCGGTGGCCCCATGTTCAATATCGCCGGTGAGGTGGTGGGCATCGTCAGCCATATTCGTACCCGCTCCGGGGGCAATGAGGGGGTGGGCTTTGCCTCTACCATTAACCTCGCGCGCAGGCTGTTGCTTGAGGATCCGAGCTTCTGGGCCGGGGTCGAGGTGATGGCGTTGGGTGAGAATGAGGCGCGGGCGCTGAATCTTCCCCAGGACTATGGCTTGCTGGTGCAGCGGGTGGCACGTAACTCGCCCGCCTATTTCCTGGGGCTGCGGCACGGCTCTATTCCGGTCAAAATCGGCCATGAGGATATCCTGCTTGGGGGGGACATCATCATCAGTATCATGGGGGTTCAGTTGACCGAAGGTTTGCTGGAGTCGCTGGATTCACCGATTCGCAAACGGATGGCGCAGTTGAACAAGGGAGATCGTATCGAGATGACGGTCTACCGTGCCGGCGAGGTGGTCAAGCTGTTTACCACGCTTTAG